From the Actinopolymorpha singaporensis genome, the window TTGTGTGACGAGGTGACCGAACCCGCCCGGCTGGTCGGCGCGGTCAACACTGTCCTGTTGGCCGGCGGCCGGCGTACGGGCACCAACACCGACGTACCCGGCCTGATCGAGGCGCTGCGCGAACGCGGCGTCGCAACCGTCCGTGAGGTCCTGCTGGTCGGTGTCGGGGCCACCGCCTCCTCCGCACTGGCCGCCTCGGCGGCGATGAACGCGAGCCGGGTGTGGGCGCTGGCCCGCGACCCGGCCCGCGCCCAGGACCTGCACAGGCTCGCGGCCGAACTCGGCGTCGACCTGCGCGTCGTGGCCTGGGGCGACGCCGCGGTCGACCTGCCGGCCCGGCTCGACCTCGCGGTGTCCACCGTGCCCGACGCGGCGGCGGCACCGGTCGCCGACGGCATCGCCCAACGGGCCGAGGTGGTCTTCGACGTGCTGTACGACCCGTGGCCGACCCGGCTGGCCGAGGCTGCCGCCCTGGCCGGGCGGGTGGTGGTCGGCGGCCTCGACCTGCTGGTCCACCAGGCCGCGTTGCAGGTGGAGCAGATGACCGGGAAGACCCCCGTGCCGGTGGCCGCGATGCGGACAGCCGGCGAGCGGGCCCTGCGCGCCCGGGCCGGATAGCCCGCCGCGGTCCCGGCTGCCCTGGCCGGCCCTGTGGACAACCGGCCGCGACCCCGCGCCGGCCGCTAGGCTCCGTCACCGTGACGGCATGGAACATCGCGTTCGTGGCGGGTTGCGTCGCGGTCGGCGGTGTCGCCGGGACGCTGGTGCCGGCCTGGGTGGCGCGGCTGCCCGATCCGGTCCAGCCGGACAGTAATCCGAACGCCGGGCTCGACATGGAGCTCGACCGGGATCTCGACAGGGAGAGCGCCGAGGCGGTCAGCGGCGAGGCCGACCACGGAATCGGCGGGACCGGCGACGACGGCCCGTCCCCGGACGACAGGCCCGTCTCCTATGCCGAGCTCGCCCGCTGGCCGTCCCTGCCCGCGGTGGCTGCCGTGGCGACCGCCCTGACCTGGGGTCTGCTGGCCTGGCGGCTGGGACCCGACGCGGCCCTGCCGGCCGTCCTCTACCTCGCCCTGGCCGGGATCCTGCTCGGCTACGTCGACCTGCGGGTGCGGCTGTTGCCCAACGCCGTGGTCCTGCCGTCGTACGCCGTGGTGGTAGCGCTGCTCGGCGGTGCCGCGCTGGTCACCGGTGCCTGGACCAGGCTGGCCTGGGCGTTGGTCGGCGGGGCGGCCCTGTGGTCGTTCCTGGCGTTGCTGGGGCTGCTCGCCCCGTCCGGGCTCGGCTTCGGCGACGTCAAGCTGGCCGGGGTGCTCGGGGTCGGCCTGGGCTGGTTCGGCCTGCCGTACGTCCTGGTCGGCACGTTCGCGGCATTCGTGCTCGGCGGGGTGGTGAGCCTCGGTCTGGTCGTGGCCGGCCGCGCGCATCGCAAGACCGCGATCCCGTTCGGGCCGTTCCTGCTGGCGGGATTCCTGCTCACGGTGATGTACGGCGAACAAGTGCTCGGCTGGTACCTCACGCGCTGAGCCTGCGGGCGCCGTGAAAGACTTTCCGGCATGCTTCGGTGGCTCACCGCGGGCGAGTCGCACGGCCCCGCCCTGGTCGCAATTCTCGAAGGACTGCCGGCCGGCGTCCAGATCACCACTGACGACGTCAGCCGCCAGCTGGCTCGCCGGCGGCTGGGCTACGGCCGCGGCGCCCGGATGTCGTTCGAACGTGACGAGCTGGACTTCCTCGGCGGCGTCCGGCACGGCCGCACGCTCGGCGGGCCGGTCGCGGTGCGCGTCGGCAACAGCGAGTGGCCCAAGTGGGCGAAGGTGATGGCCGCCGACCCGGTGGACCCGGACGAGCTCGCCAGCCTGGCCCGCAACGCCCCACTGACTCGGCCCCGCCCCGGGCACGCCGACCTGGTGGGCATGCAGAAGTACGGCTTCGACGAGGCCCGCCCGGTCCTGGAACGTGCCAGCGCCCGGGAGACCGCGGCCCGGGTCGCGCTCGGGTCGGTCGCCACGGCGTTCCTGAGCCAGGCGCTGGACGCGACGGTCCTCAGCCACGTCGTGGAGCTGGGCACGGTGCGGGCACCGGCGGGCAGTGTCCCGTCGGCGGGTGACCTGGAGCGCATCGACGCCGACCCGGTGCGCTGCCTGGACCCCGCGACCAGCCAGGCGATGGTGGCCGAGGTGGACACCGCGCACAAGGAGGGCGACACCCTCGGCGGCGTCGTCGAGGTGGTCGTGTGGGGACTCCCACCCGGGCTCGGCAGCCACGTGCACTGGGACCGTCGGCTGGACGCCCGGCTCGCGGCGGCGCTGATGGGCATCCAGGCGATCAAGGGTGTCGAGGTCGGCGACGGGTTCGAGCTGGCCAGGACCCGAGGGTCGGCCGCCCAGGACGAGATCGAACGCCGCGAGGACGGCCTGCGCCGTACCTCGGGCCGTTCCGGCGGCACCGAGGGCGGCATGTCCACCGGTGAGCTGCTGCGGGTACGCGCGGCGATGAAACCGATCTCCACCGTGCCGCGCGCGCTGCGGACCGTGGACGTCGCCACCGGCGAGGAGGCCCGTGCCCACCACCAGCGTTCCGACGTGTGTGCGGTGCCGGCCGCGGGCGTGGTCGCCGAGGCGATGGTGGCGCTGGTCGTCGCCGACGCCGTACTCGAGAAGTTCGGCGGCGACTCGGTCCCGGAGACCCGGCGCAACGTCGCCGCCTACCTCGACCAGCTGAGCATCCGGTGACCGCGCCGAAGGTCGTCCTCATCGGCCCGCCCGGTGCAGGCAAGAGCACGGTGGGCACCCTGGTCGCCGAGCAGCTCGGCGTGACGTTCCGCGACACCGACGCCGACGTGGAGGCCGAGACCGGAGCTGTGATCGCGGACATCTTCGTCGACCAGGGCGAGACCGCGTTCCGCCGGTTGGAACGCGCCGCCGTGCGCCGGGCGCTGACCGAGCATCCGGGTGTGCTCGCCCTCGGCGGCGGAGCGGTCCTGGACGCCGACACCCGCCGGGACCTGTGCAGCCAGCACGTGGTGTTCCTCGACGTCTCGCTCGCCGACGCGGCCCGGCGAGTCGGCCTGGACACCTCCCGGCCGCTGCTGCTCGGCAACGTCCGCGGCCGGCTCAAGCAGCTGATGGACGCCCGGCGTCCGCTCTACGGCGAGGTCGCCTCGGTGGTGATCTCCACCGACGGGCGAGAACCCGCCGACATCGCCGGTGAGGTGGTCCGCACCGTGCGGGGCACAGGCACTGCGGGGGAGTGCCGGTCGTGAACGAGTCCGTCCGGATCCCGGTCCGCACCGCCCGGCCCTACGACGTCGTCGTCGGTACGAACGTGCTCCACGAGCTGCCCGGCCTGCTCGGCGACGGCGTACGCAAGGTCGCCGTCGTGCACCAGCAGGCACTGACCGCGACCGGCGAACGGATCCGCGACCTGCTGACCGGGCAGGGCTTCTCGGCATACCTGCTGGAGGTGCCCGACGCCGAGCAGGCCAAGACGGCCGAGGTCGCCGCCCGCTGCTGGTCCGCGC encodes:
- a CDS encoding shikimate kinase; this encodes MTAPKVVLIGPPGAGKSTVGTLVAEQLGVTFRDTDADVEAETGAVIADIFVDQGETAFRRLERAAVRRALTEHPGVLALGGGAVLDADTRRDLCSQHVVFLDVSLADAARRVGLDTSRPLLLGNVRGRLKQLMDARRPLYGEVASVVISTDGREPADIAGEVVRTVRGTGTAGECRS
- a CDS encoding shikimate dehydrogenase translates to MGAGAEPWNHTAKPGDKYVRRCAVLGSPIAHSLSPVLHRAAYAELGLPWRYDAFEVGEVGLAAFLDGLDPTWRGLSLTMPLKRAVIPLCDEVTEPARLVGAVNTVLLAGGRRTGTNTDVPGLIEALRERGVATVREVLLVGVGATASSALAASAAMNASRVWALARDPARAQDLHRLAAELGVDLRVVAWGDAAVDLPARLDLAVSTVPDAAAAPVADGIAQRAEVVFDVLYDPWPTRLAEAAALAGRVVVGGLDLLVHQAALQVEQMTGKTPVPVAAMRTAGERALRARAG
- a CDS encoding prepilin peptidase; translation: MTAWNIAFVAGCVAVGGVAGTLVPAWVARLPDPVQPDSNPNAGLDMELDRDLDRESAEAVSGEADHGIGGTGDDGPSPDDRPVSYAELARWPSLPAVAAVATALTWGLLAWRLGPDAALPAVLYLALAGILLGYVDLRVRLLPNAVVLPSYAVVVALLGGAALVTGAWTRLAWALVGGAALWSFLALLGLLAPSGLGFGDVKLAGVLGVGLGWFGLPYVLVGTFAAFVLGGVVSLGLVVAGRAHRKTAIPFGPFLLAGFLLTVMYGEQVLGWYLTR
- the aroC gene encoding chorismate synthase — translated: MLRWLTAGESHGPALVAILEGLPAGVQITTDDVSRQLARRRLGYGRGARMSFERDELDFLGGVRHGRTLGGPVAVRVGNSEWPKWAKVMAADPVDPDELASLARNAPLTRPRPGHADLVGMQKYGFDEARPVLERASARETAARVALGSVATAFLSQALDATVLSHVVELGTVRAPAGSVPSAGDLERIDADPVRCLDPATSQAMVAEVDTAHKEGDTLGGVVEVVVWGLPPGLGSHVHWDRRLDARLAAALMGIQAIKGVEVGDGFELARTRGSAAQDEIERREDGLRRTSGRSGGTEGGMSTGELLRVRAAMKPISTVPRALRTVDVATGEEARAHHQRSDVCAVPAAGVVAEAMVALVVADAVLEKFGGDSVPETRRNVAAYLDQLSIR